The following proteins are co-located in the Gossypium hirsutum isolate 1008001.06 chromosome A02, Gossypium_hirsutum_v2.1, whole genome shotgun sequence genome:
- the LOC107951929 gene encoding phospholipase D alpha 4 translates to MESKQKFLHGTLEASIFDATPYTPSFPFNCMIANGKPTYVTIKLDNKKVAKTTLERDRVWNQTFQILCAHPPDSTITITMKTKCSILGKFSIQARQILMDSSLINGFFPLQLENGKTSPEVKLRFMLWFKPAEFEPTWGRVIDGRGFQGLRNATFPQRADCNVKLYQDVHHTSAFQPPFSSFSSAPTKLWEDVYKAIEGAKHLVYIAGWSFNPNMALVRDPETSIPHARGVKLGELLKRKAEEGVAVRIMLWNDETSLPFIKNQGVMRTHDEDAFAYFKHTKVECKLCPRLHHKFPTLFAHHQKTVTVDTRAAYGSLINDREIMSFVGGVDLCDGRYDTEEHSLFRTLNMESHCFDFYQTNISGASLHKGGPREPWHDAHACITGEAAWDVLANFEERWNKQCDPSLLPPINSIPNLIRQPFSSSNPDESDDRNWKVQVFRSIDHVSTNQLSKNLTVEQSIHEAYVEAIRRADRFIYIENQYFIGGCHLWDKDKKSGCRNLIPIEIALKVASKIKAKERFAVYILIPMWPEGVPESEPVHDILHWTRQTMEMMYRLIGEAIKESGGQEHPCDYLNFFCLANREKESKEEFVPPHSPHPSTQYWKAQKHRRFMVYVHSKVMIVDDLYILIGSANVNQRSMDGQRDTEIAIGCYQLPPGNPEINSATPRSIHDYRMALWYEHTELADDIFMKPQSLECVQKIRSVGDQMWQIYANEDIADMEGVHLVTYPVNVTVDGLVEDVVGGEGNFPDTNTPVKGRRSKVLPPVFTT, encoded by the exons ATGGAGAGTAAGCAAAAGTTCCTCCATGGAACACTTGAAGCCTCCATCTTTGATGCAACACCTTACACACCTTCCTTTCCCTTCAAT TGTATGATTGCAAATGGAAAGCCAACCTACGTTACGATCAAGCTGGACAATAAGAAGGTAGCAAAGACAACCCTGGAACGAGATCGTGTATGGAACCAAACATTTCAAATTCTGTGTGCTCATCCACCTGATTCAACCATCACCATTACAATGAAAACAAAGTGTTCCATCTTAGGCAAATTCAGCATCCAGGCAAGGCAAATACTAATGGACTCAAGTTTGATCAATGGCTTCTTTCCTCTCCAACTTGAAAATGGTAAAACCAGTCCAGAAGTAAAGCTGAGGTTCATGTTGTGGTTCAAACCAGCGGAGTTTGAACCAACATGGGGAAGAGTGATTGACGGTAGAGGATTCCAGGGGCTTCGAAACGCTACTTTTCCTCAACGCGCCGATTGCAATGTGAAGCTTTATCAAGACGTCCACCATACCTCAGCTTTTCAGCCTccattttcttccttctcttctgcTCCAACAAAACTGTGGGAGGATGTATATAAGGCCATTGAGGGTGCTAAACATTTGGTTTACATTGCAGGCTGGTCTTTCAATCCAAATATGGCTTTG GTCCGGGATCCTGAAACAAGTATTCCACATGCAAGAGGGGTAAAACTTGGTGAATTGTTGAAACGAAAAGCTGAAGAAGGTGTAGCAGTGAGGATTATGCTTTGGAACGATGAAACTTCCTTACCATTTATCAAGAACCAAGGAGTAATGAGAACGCATGATGAAGACGCTTTTGCATATTTCAAACACACCAAAGTCGAATGCAAATTATGCCCAAGATTGCACCATAAGTTCCCCACACTCTTTGCTCACCATCAAAAGACCGTGACAGTTGATACCAGAGCCGCCTACGGTTCGTTGATCAACGACAGAGAAATCATGAGCTTTGTCGGTGGAGTTGATCTCTGTGACGGCCGATACGACACCGAAGAACATTCATTGTTTCGAACACTTAACATGGAATCTCATTGTTTCGACTTCTATCAAACCAACATCTCCGGGGCTAGCCTTCACAAAGGAGGGCCAAGGGAGCCATGGCATGACGCCCACGCATGTATCACTGGGGAAGCTGCTTGGGATGTGCTTGCCAATTTCGAGGAACGCTGGAATAAGCAATGTGACCCTTCTTTATTACCGCCTATAAACTCAATACCCAATCTCATACGACAGCCCTTTTCTTCAAGCAACCCTGACGAGAGCGACGACCGGAATTGGAAGGTACAAGTTTTTAGATCAATCGACCATGTGTCGACGAACCAATTGTCTAAAAACTTAACTGTGGAGCAAAGCATCCATGAAGCATACGTAGAAGCAATAAGGCGAGCTGACAGGTTCATATATATagaaaatcaatatttcataGGGGGATGTCATTTATGGGATAAAGATAAGAAGTCAGGGTGTAGAAACTTGATTCCAATAGAGATTGCACTTAAAGTGGCAAGCAAAATCAAAGCGAAAGAGAGGTTTGCTGTGTATATATTGATACCAATGTGGCCTGAAGGAGTGCCTGAGAGCGAACCGGTACATGATATATTGCATTGGACAAGGCAAACCATGGAAATGATGTATAGATTGATCGGTGAAGCCATAAAAGAAAGCGGTGGACAAGAACACCCCTGTGATTACTTGAACTTCTTTTGTCTTGCAAATAGGGAAAAAGAGAGCAAAGAAGAGTTCGTTCCTCCACATTCCCCTCACCCTTCCACACAATACTGGAAGGCCCAAAAGCATAGGAGGTTCATGGTTTATGTCCACTCCAAGGTGATGATAG TGGATGATTTATACATTCTGATAGGATCCGCCAATGTGAACCAAAGATCCATGGACGGTCAACGAGACACAGAAATTGCAATCGGATGCTATCAGTTGCCGCCGGGGAATCCTGAAATCAATTCTGCAACTCCTAGAAGTATCCATGATTATCGAATGGCCTTATGGTATGAGCATACCGAACTTGCTGATGACATATTTATGAAGCCGCAGAGCCTGGAATGCGTGCAAAAAATACGTTCAGTAGGTGACCAAATGTGGCAAATCTATGCAAATGAAGACATAGCGGACATGGAAGGAGTTCACCTTGTCACTTACCCTGTCAACGTCACAGTCGATGGTTTGGTTGAGGATGTTGTTGGCGGTGAGGGGAACTTCCCAGACACGAATACACCAGTCAAAGGAAGACGATCCAAAGTGCTACCACCGGTATTCACAACCTAG